The Brevibacillus brevis genome contains a region encoding:
- the hemL gene encoding glutamate-1-semialdehyde 2,1-aminomutase gives MNREKSTQLFAEAQHYIPGGVNSPVRAFKSVGGNPVYIAKGEGSRIFDVDGNSYIDYIGSWGPLILGHAHPRVLAAITEVAALGTSFGAPTERETEMAKLVCEIVPSVEVVRMVNSGTEATMSALRLARGYTRRNKIMKFEGCYHGHADSLLIKAGSGVATLGLPDSPGVPEGTAHNTITVPYNDLESVKLAFEAFGDDLAAVIVEPIGGNMGVVPPQPGFLEGLREITEKHGTLLIFDEVMTGFRVALGGAQELYGITPDLTTMGKVIGGGLPVGAYGGKREIMQQVAPAGPIYQAGTLSGNPLAMAAGLTTLQELSKPGAYERLEKMSARLAEGLADNAKKLGIPHTLNRVGSMVCLFFTETPVINYETAKTSDLERFSAYFSYLLEEGVMIPPSQFEGMFVSLAHTDEDIERTIEASYKAMKKAFE, from the coding sequence ATGAATAGAGAAAAATCTACTCAGTTATTTGCAGAAGCACAGCATTACATACCAGGCGGAGTAAACAGTCCGGTTCGTGCCTTTAAGAGTGTTGGAGGCAATCCTGTTTACATCGCAAAGGGAGAAGGCTCCCGCATTTTTGATGTGGATGGAAACAGCTATATTGACTATATCGGCTCGTGGGGTCCATTGATCTTGGGTCATGCGCATCCGCGTGTCCTTGCAGCGATTACGGAAGTAGCTGCGCTTGGAACAAGCTTTGGTGCACCGACTGAGCGGGAAACAGAAATGGCAAAGCTCGTTTGTGAGATTGTGCCATCTGTAGAAGTCGTGCGCATGGTAAACTCCGGTACAGAGGCGACGATGAGCGCTCTGCGCCTCGCGCGTGGCTATACCAGACGCAACAAAATCATGAAGTTCGAAGGCTGCTACCATGGTCATGCCGACAGCCTGTTGATCAAAGCGGGTTCCGGTGTGGCTACACTAGGACTTCCAGACAGCCCAGGCGTACCTGAAGGAACGGCACACAACACGATTACGGTTCCTTACAATGATCTGGAAAGCGTCAAACTGGCATTTGAAGCGTTTGGCGATGATCTGGCAGCAGTTATTGTAGAGCCAATCGGCGGCAACATGGGGGTTGTTCCTCCACAGCCAGGCTTCCTCGAAGGACTGCGTGAAATTACGGAGAAGCATGGGACTCTGCTTATTTTCGATGAAGTCATGACTGGCTTCCGTGTAGCATTGGGCGGTGCACAAGAGCTGTACGGCATTACCCCAGATTTGACAACGATGGGAAAAGTCATCGGCGGTGGCTTGCCAGTCGGTGCGTACGGCGGCAAACGGGAGATCATGCAGCAAGTGGCTCCAGCAGGACCAATCTATCAGGCAGGGACGCTGTCGGGTAATCCTTTGGCGATGGCTGCTGGCTTGACTACCTTGCAAGAGCTCAGCAAACCAGGCGCTTACGAGCGTTTGGAGAAGATGTCTGCTCGTTTGGCTGAAGGCTTGGCTGACAATGCCAAGAAGCTGGGGATTCCGCACACGCTCAATCGCGTTGGTTCGATGGTTTGTCTGTTCTTCACAGAAACGCCGGTTATCAACTACGAAACAGCGAAAACTTCCGATCTGGAGCGTTTCTCTGCGTACTTTAGCTATCTGCTGGAGGAAGGCGTCATGATCCCGCCGTCCCAGTTTGAGGGCATGTTCGTTTCCTTGGCTCATACTGATGAAGATATCGAACGGACGATTGAAGCTAGCTACAAAGCGATGAAAAAAGCGTTTGAATAA